A window of the Chloroflexus sp. Y-396-1 genome harbors these coding sequences:
- the trpD gene encoding anthranilate phosphoribosyltransferase translates to MNIREAIAAVVARRDLTQAEAASVMEEIMSGAATPAQIGAFLTALHMKGETDAEIAGMAAVMREKATHVYFDGPVIDTCGTGGDGAHTFNISTTAAFVAAGAGLTVAKHGNRAMSSVCGSADVLEGLGVQIELDAEGVARCLREAGIGFMFAPKFHPAMRFAGPVRREIGIRTVFNILGPLTNPARARYQVLGVASAALAEKLAYALSRLETIHALVVHGDGGVDELTLSGPNLIFEVRAGQTPRQMIVTPEDVGLARAPQDALRGGDVAYNVAIVRAILSGEEQGPRRDVVLLNAAAAMVAGDLAPDLKTGVAMARHSIDSGRALERLNRMIAVSRGNVA, encoded by the coding sequence ATGAACATTCGCGAGGCGATAGCCGCCGTAGTCGCACGACGCGATTTAACGCAGGCGGAAGCGGCCAGTGTGATGGAAGAGATTATGAGCGGGGCAGCAACACCGGCGCAGATCGGTGCGTTTCTGACGGCCTTACATATGAAGGGTGAGACAGACGCCGAAATTGCCGGGATGGCTGCCGTGATGCGCGAAAAAGCGACTCACGTCTATTTCGATGGTCCGGTGATCGATACCTGTGGAACCGGCGGCGATGGTGCGCACACGTTCAATATCAGTACAACAGCAGCGTTTGTTGCGGCTGGTGCAGGCTTAACCGTGGCAAAGCACGGTAATCGGGCAATGTCAAGCGTATGTGGCAGCGCCGATGTGCTGGAGGGTCTGGGAGTGCAGATCGAACTCGATGCCGAGGGGGTGGCGCGCTGTTTACGCGAAGCTGGGATCGGCTTTATGTTCGCTCCGAAGTTTCATCCGGCAATGCGCTTTGCCGGGCCGGTTCGCCGTGAGATAGGGATTCGTACCGTGTTTAATATCCTCGGTCCGTTGACCAATCCGGCTCGCGCTCGCTATCAGGTGTTGGGTGTTGCCAGCGCTGCCCTGGCCGAAAAACTGGCGTATGCACTCAGTCGGCTAGAGACGATCCACGCTCTGGTTGTGCACGGTGATGGGGGAGTTGATGAATTGACGCTGTCAGGCCCCAACCTGATCTTTGAAGTACGGGCCGGTCAAACTCCGCGTCAGATGATCGTAACTCCAGAAGATGTTGGTTTGGCCCGTGCACCGCAGGATGCACTGCGCGGTGGTGATGTCGCCTATAATGTCGCCATTGTCCGCGCTATCCTAAGCGGTGAAGAACAGGGGCCGCGTCGTGACGTGGTGCTGTTAAACGCGGCTGCGGCGATGGTAGCTGGCGATCTGGCTCCTGATTTGAAAACCGGTGTGGCAATGGCCCGTCACAGTATTGATAGTGGGCGCGCCTTAGAGCGACTCAACCGAATGATCGCTGTTAGTCGCGGGAATGTAGCGTAA
- a CDS encoding tyrosine-type recombinase/integrase, translating to MPDENGFDRQYARTINSELEQFLRDLKHEDGLSDNTITSYRCDLRTAGAALCQELSAITTADIQQFLASRQEQPGTTNRRIASLGRFFRWAQARGYVTHNPVDQISGRFPTEHRPQPITNETDLRALDQAIAAAPQPYRLIFTLLREIGIRADEVLNLNLGDVILEPGREMLLVRDSKSGKKRMIVLTPDAMPRSLRGLRYWVRDMEHLPPETPLFRSSRGTRTSYDTLHRRWVAVCKAARLIDVVDGREQPRYTLHHLRHTAAAALITFYPEQVVRRILGHRDPRSTRRYSEFARNQNRTAEQPTGLQAPSRREAM from the coding sequence ATGCCAGATGAAAACGGATTTGATCGCCAGTATGCGCGGACCATCAACAGCGAGTTAGAACAATTTCTGCGCGATCTCAAGCACGAGGATGGCCTGAGTGACAATACCATTACCTCGTACCGCTGTGATTTACGAACTGCCGGTGCTGCCTTATGCCAGGAGTTGTCTGCTATTACCACCGCCGACATCCAGCAGTTTCTTGCCAGTCGTCAGGAGCAACCGGGAACAACGAATCGGCGGATCGCCAGTTTAGGCCGTTTTTTCCGCTGGGCCCAGGCGCGCGGTTATGTAACGCACAATCCGGTCGATCAGATTAGTGGTCGGTTCCCAACCGAACATCGACCGCAACCAATTACCAATGAGACCGATCTACGGGCATTGGATCAGGCAATTGCTGCCGCACCACAACCGTACCGTCTGATCTTTACCTTGTTGCGCGAAATCGGTATTCGTGCAGATGAGGTGCTGAATTTAAATCTTGGTGATGTGATCCTCGAACCTGGACGTGAGATGTTGTTGGTCCGTGATAGTAAGAGTGGGAAGAAACGGATGATTGTCTTGACCCCCGATGCGATGCCACGCTCGCTGCGGGGCTTACGGTATTGGGTGCGCGACATGGAGCATTTACCCCCCGAGACACCACTGTTTCGCTCATCACGGGGAACGCGGACATCCTACGACACGCTCCACCGTCGTTGGGTGGCAGTCTGCAAGGCGGCCCGTTTGATCGATGTCGTTGATGGACGCGAGCAACCACGCTATACGCTGCACCACCTGCGTCATACAGCGGCCGCCGCTCTGATTACGTTTTATCCCGAACAGGTCGTACGCCGTATTCTCGGTCATCGTGATCCACGTTCGACCCGTCGCTATAGTGAATTTGCGCGTAACCAGAATCGTACTGCCGAACAACCGACTGGCCTCCAGGCGCCATCACGGCGAGAGGCGATGTAG
- a CDS encoding alpha/beta fold hydrolase translates to MHTHEDCQITAQRNTIALAHGNVSVLEWSNDGPAVLLCHGITSSAATLWRLGADLAADGWRVIAVDLPGHGQSDLSPAHDIDTIAGIVGDLIQVLGLTDLALVGHSWGGATTLALLTGTHPVRTQIRRAVLLDPLLRQEAAVAPGLLPQFAAGVGQPPTETLPRLRELNPDWHPCDHYWKAQALAECRYEQVAGLFLMPEDWTLIPRLAQVQVPLLVLLADPAYTIIPPALEAELRATAPPERVQIQVISGTTHNMLRGPGYKPTYQALRQFLG, encoded by the coding sequence GTGCACACGCATGAGGATTGCCAGATTACAGCCCAACGCAACACGATAGCGTTGGCCCATGGAAATGTCAGTGTTCTCGAATGGTCGAACGATGGACCTGCTGTCTTGCTCTGTCATGGCATTACCAGCAGCGCCGCCACCCTCTGGCGATTAGGTGCCGATCTGGCAGCCGATGGCTGGCGAGTCATCGCCGTTGACTTACCTGGCCACGGCCAGAGCGATCTCAGCCCGGCTCATGACATAGACACCATTGCCGGGATCGTTGGTGACTTAATCCAGGTGCTCGGCCTGACCGATCTGGCCCTGGTTGGTCATTCCTGGGGTGGTGCCACAACTCTGGCTCTGCTAACCGGGACGCATCCTGTACGCACGCAGATACGGCGCGCTGTCTTACTTGATCCGTTGCTTAGGCAAGAAGCGGCTGTCGCACCGGGGTTGTTACCCCAATTTGCAGCCGGTGTTGGGCAACCGCCAACAGAGACACTTCCGCGATTACGCGAGCTGAATCCCGACTGGCACCCCTGCGATCATTACTGGAAAGCTCAGGCGTTGGCCGAGTGTCGTTATGAACAGGTAGCCGGTCTGTTCCTTATGCCAGAGGATTGGACACTGATCCCGCGTCTGGCGCAGGTGCAAGTGCCACTACTCGTCTTGTTGGCCGATCCGGCATACACTATCATTCCACCAGCACTTGAGGCCGAGCTTCGTGCTACCGCGCCACCAGAACGAGTTCAGATTCAGGTCATCTCTGGCACAACGCACAACATGCTCCGTGGGCCAGGGTATAAGCCAACATACCAGGCGCTCCGCCAGTTTCTGGGATAG
- a CDS encoding TrkA family potassium uptake protein: protein MAQDIRLSRLRRRRFAFWRLLVANLLDDLRILREAWFPVTALLLVLTSGALYLQWFYLPPICNCRPDIAVALFETLKLLIFQTDLELPPDRIGRVLFFLIPLLGLFFLLQSAVDVGRLLVDKRSRPERWQEALAATYRGHMIVCGLGRVGYRAVLQLLDCRREVVAIELNPNCEFLPTLYQLGVPVVQGDARDPVVLTRAGLRRAQGLIATIDDDLKNLEIALAARRIRPELPTVQRIFSRALDARIERSFGRNSAFSPAALAAPTFAAALLSSQVRYVLDLPAGLLGIAFVTVSNDSPLIGSVADLEARFGVRRIPGPHANLPVLPSEEIALVGPLPALEAVQWANQPRPKRSDANLIVCGLGKVGTQVVRLLNRYQPRPSLTVICTVETPPRYVEALTAQGIRVLRGDARDPTILREAGIEQATALAALYSDDLLNLQIGLAVRSMYPDVHLVLRVFSDVLADRLVDLFGIRTAFSTSALAAPSLVAAALLPDVEAAFDVGDQLLVVRRQVITDRRVGQTVAELRAAGQLPLSLRRGDHFQWLPSDDTVIERDDEVELLTFLT from the coding sequence ATGGCCCAGGATATTCGTCTTTCTCGATTACGGCGACGACGGTTCGCTTTCTGGCGTCTACTTGTCGCTAACCTGCTCGACGACTTACGCATTCTCCGTGAAGCGTGGTTCCCGGTGACGGCGTTACTACTCGTCCTGACCAGTGGTGCGCTCTATTTGCAATGGTTTTACTTACCACCTATCTGCAACTGTCGTCCCGATATTGCAGTTGCGCTCTTTGAAACGCTGAAACTGCTGATTTTTCAGACCGATCTTGAGTTACCCCCCGATCGCATTGGCCGTGTCCTCTTCTTCCTGATACCCTTGCTTGGACTATTCTTTTTGTTGCAGAGCGCCGTTGATGTAGGGCGCTTGCTGGTCGATAAACGGTCGCGCCCCGAACGGTGGCAAGAGGCGTTGGCCGCTACGTACCGTGGTCATATGATTGTGTGTGGTTTGGGTCGAGTTGGCTATCGTGCCGTGCTCCAACTGCTCGATTGTCGGCGCGAGGTTGTGGCGATTGAGCTTAATCCTAACTGTGAGTTTTTGCCAACCCTGTATCAGTTGGGCGTACCGGTTGTGCAGGGTGACGCCCGTGATCCGGTTGTTCTGACTCGGGCGGGCTTGCGTCGTGCTCAGGGTTTGATTGCGACCATTGACGACGATTTGAAAAATCTGGAGATTGCTCTGGCAGCCCGCCGTATCCGTCCTGAATTACCAACCGTCCAGCGTATCTTTAGTCGCGCCCTTGATGCTCGCATTGAGCGATCCTTTGGTCGTAATTCGGCATTCAGTCCGGCAGCGTTGGCCGCACCAACGTTTGCTGCCGCGCTATTGAGTTCTCAGGTACGCTATGTGCTTGATTTACCTGCCGGATTATTGGGCATCGCCTTCGTTACCGTAAGTAATGATAGCCCACTTATCGGATCGGTCGCCGATCTAGAGGCTCGTTTTGGTGTGCGTCGCATCCCTGGGCCTCATGCGAACCTGCCTGTCTTGCCCAGCGAAGAGATTGCGCTGGTTGGCCCCTTACCGGCACTTGAGGCGGTACAGTGGGCTAATCAACCACGACCAAAGCGCAGTGATGCCAACCTAATAGTTTGTGGTCTGGGAAAGGTGGGTACGCAGGTGGTGCGGTTGCTCAACCGCTACCAGCCACGACCGTCGCTGACCGTGATTTGCACGGTAGAGACACCGCCACGCTATGTTGAGGCCTTAACGGCGCAGGGAATACGGGTCTTACGTGGTGATGCTCGCGATCCCACTATCCTCCGCGAAGCAGGCATTGAACAGGCAACAGCATTAGCCGCTCTTTACAGTGATGATCTGCTCAATTTACAGATCGGGTTGGCCGTGCGCAGTATGTATCCTGATGTTCATCTGGTACTGCGCGTGTTTAGCGATGTGCTGGCAGATCGTCTGGTCGATTTATTTGGCATCCGTACTGCTTTCAGTACCTCAGCTCTGGCCGCTCCTAGTCTGGTTGCCGCCGCCCTGCTTCCTGATGTTGAAGCGGCCTTTGACGTCGGTGATCAGTTACTGGTTGTGCGCCGTCAGGTTATTACCGACCGGCGAGTCGGGCAAACAGTTGCCGAACTCCGTGCTGCGGGTCAGTTACCGTTGAGCCTGCGACGTGGTGATCATTTTCAGTGGTTGCCATCGGATGATACGGTGATCGAGCGTGATGATGAGGTTGAGTTGCTGACGTTTTTGACATAA